From one Catenuloplanes nepalensis genomic stretch:
- a CDS encoding TolB family protein — MRVRWIVAARAMVPMAVMLPMAVMVPMAVMVPGPAHAALGASERLNVTNAGAGTLDPGESPSISDDGRFAVFHSYAPDLVPGDTNEVADVFLRDRLLGTTERFAFRADGTQSAEDSDAPLISGDGRHLLFRSIDAEIVPGDTNRRRDLFVRDRLTGATGRVTVTPAGAQPNAHAFEPAISADGRFVAYRSSATNMGVVDRNGPQYPDVYLHDRQTGTTELISVAPSGETGNSSSVEPQVSDDGRFVGFQSFATDLVADGGGAGYFIRDRHNGTTVRASLDSAGAPVIDVMAPSLSADGRSVTFASTSNGVVPGDTNDDPDVFLRDLAAGTTELISVTPSGAPGGGWALPDDLSVDGRCVLFTSQSADLVPGEQGFPDFDVFVRDRLAGTTVRVSTSYAGGDLDSNSYGSDLTADGATVAFVSSSENVAPNDANWNTDAYARDGVCG; from the coding sequence ATGAGGGTCCGCTGGATCGTGGCCGCACGTGCGATGGTGCCGATGGCGGTGATGCTGCCGATGGCGGTGATGGTGCCGATGGCGGTGATGGTGCCGGGCCCGGCCCATGCGGCCCTCGGCGCCAGCGAACGACTCAACGTGACGAATGCCGGCGCCGGCACGCTGGACCCCGGCGAGTCACCCTCGATCAGCGACGACGGCCGATTCGCGGTGTTTCACAGTTACGCGCCGGACCTGGTGCCCGGCGACACGAACGAGGTCGCCGACGTCTTCCTCCGCGACCGGCTGCTCGGCACCACCGAGCGGTTCGCGTTCCGGGCGGACGGCACCCAGTCGGCCGAGGACTCCGACGCGCCGCTGATCAGCGGCGACGGGCGGCACCTGCTGTTCCGCTCCATCGACGCGGAGATCGTGCCCGGGGACACGAACCGGAGGAGAGACCTCTTCGTGCGGGACCGGCTGACCGGCGCGACCGGCCGGGTCACCGTGACGCCGGCCGGCGCCCAGCCGAACGCTCACGCGTTCGAGCCCGCGATCAGCGCGGACGGGCGGTTCGTGGCGTACCGGTCGTCGGCCACCAACATGGGCGTCGTGGACCGCAACGGCCCGCAGTACCCGGACGTCTACCTGCACGACCGGCAGACCGGCACGACCGAGCTGATCAGCGTGGCGCCGAGCGGCGAGACCGGCAACAGCAGCAGCGTCGAGCCGCAGGTCAGCGACGACGGGCGGTTCGTGGGCTTCCAGTCGTTCGCCACCGACCTGGTTGCGGACGGCGGCGGCGCCGGATATTTCATCCGCGACCGGCACAACGGCACCACGGTCCGGGCCTCGCTCGACTCCGCGGGCGCGCCGGTGATCGACGTGATGGCCCCGAGTCTGAGCGCGGACGGGCGGTCCGTCACGTTCGCCAGCACCTCGAACGGCGTCGTGCCGGGCGACACCAACGACGACCCGGACGTGTTCCTGCGGGACCTGGCCGCCGGCACGACCGAGCTGATCAGCGTCACGCCGTCCGGTGCGCCGGGCGGCGGCTGGGCACTGCCGGACGACCTCAGCGTGGACGGCCGGTGCGTGCTGTTCACCTCGCAATCCGCGGACCTCGTCCCGGGCGAGCAGGGCTTTCCCGACTTCGACGTGTTCGTCCGGGACCGGTTGGCCGGGACGACCGTTCGGGTGAGCACGTCGTACGCCGGCGGCGACCTGGACTCCAACTCCTACGGCAGCGACCTCACCGCGGACGGCGCCACGGTCGCGTTCGTCTCCTCGTCCGAGAACGTGGCCCCGAACGACGCGAACTGGAACACGGACGCGTACGCCCGCGACGGCGTCTGCGGCTGA
- a CDS encoding alpha/beta fold hydrolase — MTRDLYPPIEPYASGMLDVGDGNHVYWEACGNPEGKPALVVHGGPGSGAGEGWRRPFDPERYRVVLFDQRGCGRSTPHAADPGTDMRHNTTAHLVADMERLREHLGIERWLLHGGSWGSTLALAYAQAHPERVSEIVIAAVTTTRRSEIDWLYRGVGRFYPEQWERFRDAAGDGDVVTGGDVVAGADVVAGGGVAGGDDVVGAYARLMEHPDAGVRERATLDWCAWEDAVLSGEPGDAKNIYSERPPADRIAFVRICAHYFAHGAWLEEGQLIRDAGRLAGIPGVLIHGRLDLGGPLHTAWELHKAWPGVELQIVENAGHVGSAEARGRVMDALDRFAA, encoded by the coding sequence GTGACTAGAGATCTTTATCCGCCGATCGAGCCGTATGCGAGCGGGATGCTCGACGTCGGCGACGGGAACCACGTCTACTGGGAGGCCTGCGGGAATCCGGAGGGGAAGCCGGCGCTGGTCGTGCACGGCGGGCCGGGCTCCGGGGCCGGGGAGGGGTGGCGGCGGCCGTTCGATCCGGAGCGCTACCGGGTGGTCCTGTTCGATCAGCGTGGATGCGGGCGGAGCACGCCGCACGCGGCGGATCCGGGGACGGACATGCGGCACAACACGACCGCGCACCTGGTCGCGGACATGGAGCGGCTGCGCGAGCACCTCGGGATCGAACGCTGGCTGCTGCACGGCGGATCGTGGGGATCGACGCTGGCGCTGGCCTACGCGCAGGCACATCCGGAGCGGGTGTCGGAGATCGTGATCGCCGCGGTCACCACGACCCGCCGGTCGGAGATCGACTGGCTGTACCGAGGCGTCGGCCGGTTCTACCCGGAGCAGTGGGAACGCTTCCGGGACGCGGCCGGCGACGGCGACGTGGTGACCGGTGGCGACGTGGTGGCCGGCGCCGACGTGGTGGCCGGCGGTGGCGTGGCCGGTGGCGACGATGTGGTGGGCGCGTATGCGCGGCTGATGGAGCATCCGGATGCCGGGGTGCGGGAGAGGGCCACGCTCGACTGGTGTGCCTGGGAGGACGCGGTGCTGTCCGGGGAGCCGGGGGACGCGAAGAACATCTACAGTGAGCGGCCGCCTGCTGACCGGATCGCGTTCGTGCGGATCTGCGCGCACTACTTCGCGCACGGTGCCTGGCTGGAGGAGGGGCAGCTGATCCGGGACGCGGGGCGGCTGGCCGGGATTCCCGGCGTGCTGATCCACGGGCGGCTGGATCTGGGCGGGCCGCTGCACACCGCCTGGGAGCTGCACAAGGCCTGGCCCGGCGTCGAACTGCAGATCGTGGAGAACGCCGGCCACGTCGGATCCGCGGAGGCACGCGGCCGGGTGATGGACGCGCTCGACCGGTTCGCCGCCTGA
- a CDS encoding S8 family peptidase, whose translation MLGRLLASVLIGTTAIPIVAAPAAASAPVTATAVPAGAPAHALTLVTGDTVTLTEAAAGRYAATVTPAPGRETLSFHTYEVDGSVRVVPEDAIALIAAGRVDADLFNVQRLIAEGYGDADSDTLPLIVRGGDPGLRTAGTGLDSIGATAIAPAKSALAGFWKRTSTARTAGETTVYLDGRAEAALDRSTAQIGAPAAWAKGLDGTGVTVAVLDTGVDATHPDLAGKIVEARNFSDSPDAVDRHGHGTHVASTVAGSGAASGGSRRGVAPGASLLIGKVLGDDGYGMESDIIAAMEWAAGAGATVVNMSLGGEPTDGLDPMSLAVDEITADTGTLFVIAAGNAGENGDSTVGTPGSATAALTVGAVGRDEKVASFSSRGPRAGDLGLKPEITAPGVAIVAARAAGTAMDSPVDAHYTAASGTSMATPHVAGAAAILAQRHTGWSAAQLKAALVSTAKPAAGETVWTQGAGRVDLDRATTQTVTGSPVADFARQTVDSPAATRSVTYSNAGTAAVTLTLTPPAFATAPKTVTVPAGGSATITVGASFTAIGRLSGALTATAPGGVVVTTAVGAVVDGPVHRVTFKPVDRTGKPAFVTGMTVFGEDSRFDIVRPVQAGGETFALQEGSYALTAQVAQDQGSDNFVVIPELTVTGDMTVLLDARKGTPIRIETPRTAVPTSTLSFYAHRVTAGGREITNGVMHFAGTSTVYVTPTPAVRTGEFEFYSRWQLVAPQAQASVPGLGAIEAYLANTSPAYDGRRVFPLAAANAKNLRGTAVLAADDYTGDLSRYVKAGAAAVVLIQEPGVDPRTGWNPTAVERLPLPAIAVSYEDGQRMLRRPGTLELTLTTSSPYLYDVVQISKDRIPERITHRVTTANTQRITTRYAYNGGAEWIKEQRFAWRPWQTFAWNDTSRAARTPSVREEWVSAGDSQWLHRVHHAYPWDSFGPLQTGFEGPVISYRPGTSAETWAAPVVRPADVGSSRDGDVLRLRVAEFVDGDGHYTSAYPGESTAALWRDGVKVADLGNGLQNVTTTAAKATYKLKITTARYDEDWQFGTHTDTEWGFTSATGSGDLPLLGVDYDPSLLGVHLDFSATLSSLRVEFSTDEGRTWLKTVTLGDLALVPRGGDKPVSLRVTARDTAGNTLTQTVIRAF comes from the coding sequence ATGCTCGGTCGTCTGCTCGCCTCGGTCCTGATCGGGACCACCGCGATACCCATAGTGGCCGCGCCCGCGGCCGCATCCGCACCGGTCACCGCCACCGCCGTGCCGGCCGGCGCGCCCGCCCACGCGCTCACGCTGGTCACCGGCGACACGGTCACGCTGACCGAGGCGGCGGCGGGGCGGTACGCGGCGACCGTCACGCCCGCGCCCGGCCGGGAGACGCTCAGCTTCCACACGTACGAGGTGGACGGCAGTGTGCGGGTCGTGCCGGAGGACGCGATCGCGCTGATCGCCGCCGGGCGCGTCGACGCGGACCTGTTCAACGTGCAGCGGCTGATCGCGGAGGGCTACGGCGACGCGGACTCGGACACGCTGCCGCTGATCGTGCGCGGCGGCGACCCCGGCCTGCGCACCGCGGGCACCGGGCTGGACAGCATCGGCGCCACCGCGATCGCGCCCGCGAAGTCCGCGCTGGCCGGCTTCTGGAAGCGCACCTCCACCGCGCGCACGGCCGGGGAGACCACCGTCTACCTGGACGGCCGGGCCGAGGCCGCGCTGGACCGCAGCACCGCGCAGATCGGCGCGCCGGCGGCCTGGGCGAAGGGTCTGGACGGCACCGGCGTCACCGTCGCGGTGCTGGACACCGGCGTCGACGCGACCCACCCCGACCTGGCCGGGAAGATCGTCGAGGCGCGGAACTTCAGCGACAGCCCGGACGCGGTCGACCGGCACGGGCACGGCACGCACGTGGCCTCAACGGTCGCCGGCTCCGGCGCCGCGTCCGGCGGCAGCCGCAGGGGCGTGGCGCCCGGCGCGAGCCTGCTGATCGGCAAGGTGCTCGGCGACGACGGCTACGGCATGGAGTCGGACATCATCGCGGCCATGGAGTGGGCGGCCGGCGCCGGCGCCACGGTCGTCAACATGAGCCTGGGCGGCGAGCCGACCGACGGCCTGGACCCGATGAGCCTGGCCGTCGACGAGATCACCGCGGACACCGGCACGCTGTTCGTGATCGCGGCCGGCAACGCCGGCGAGAACGGCGACTCCACCGTGGGCACGCCGGGCAGCGCCACGGCCGCGCTCACGGTCGGCGCCGTGGGCCGCGACGAGAAGGTCGCGAGCTTCTCCAGCCGCGGCCCGCGCGCCGGTGACCTCGGCCTGAAGCCGGAGATCACCGCGCCGGGCGTGGCTATCGTGGCCGCCCGCGCGGCCGGGACCGCGATGGACTCGCCGGTCGACGCGCACTACACGGCCGCGTCCGGCACGTCGATGGCGACGCCGCACGTGGCCGGCGCGGCCGCGATCCTGGCGCAGCGGCACACCGGCTGGTCCGCCGCACAGCTCAAGGCCGCGCTGGTCAGCACCGCGAAGCCGGCGGCCGGCGAGACCGTGTGGACGCAGGGCGCGGGCCGGGTCGACCTGGACCGCGCCACCACGCAGACGGTGACCGGCAGCCCGGTCGCGGACTTCGCGCGGCAGACCGTGGACAGCCCGGCCGCGACGCGCTCCGTGACGTATTCCAACGCGGGCACGGCCGCGGTCACGCTGACGCTGACGCCACCCGCGTTCGCGACCGCGCCGAAGACCGTGACCGTCCCGGCAGGTGGGAGCGCCACGATCACGGTCGGGGCCTCGTTCACGGCGATCGGCCGGCTCAGCGGCGCGCTGACCGCGACCGCGCCCGGCGGAGTCGTGGTCACCACCGCGGTCGGCGCGGTCGTCGACGGGCCGGTCCACCGGGTCACGTTCAAGCCGGTGGACCGGACCGGCAAGCCCGCGTTCGTGACCGGCATGACCGTGTTCGGCGAGGACAGCCGGTTCGACATCGTGCGCCCGGTCCAGGCCGGCGGCGAGACGTTCGCGTTGCAGGAGGGCTCGTACGCGCTCACCGCGCAGGTGGCCCAGGACCAGGGCTCGGACAACTTCGTGGTGATCCCGGAGCTGACGGTCACCGGCGACATGACGGTGCTGCTGGACGCGCGCAAGGGCACGCCGATCCGGATCGAGACGCCGCGCACGGCCGTACCCACGTCGACGCTCAGCTTCTACGCCCACCGGGTCACCGCGGGCGGGCGGGAGATCACGAACGGCGTGATGCACTTCGCCGGCACCTCGACCGTCTACGTGACGCCGACGCCGGCCGTGCGGACCGGTGAGTTCGAGTTCTACTCGCGCTGGCAGCTGGTCGCACCGCAGGCGCAGGCGTCCGTGCCGGGCCTCGGCGCGATCGAGGCCTACCTGGCGAACACGTCACCGGCCTACGACGGGCGGCGGGTCTTCCCGCTCGCGGCCGCGAACGCGAAGAATTTGCGCGGCACGGCGGTGCTGGCCGCCGACGACTACACCGGCGACCTCTCGCGGTACGTCAAGGCCGGTGCCGCCGCGGTCGTGCTGATCCAGGAACCGGGCGTCGACCCGCGCACCGGCTGGAACCCGACCGCGGTGGAACGGTTGCCGCTGCCCGCGATCGCGGTGTCCTATGAGGACGGCCAGCGCATGCTGCGCAGGCCCGGAACACTCGAGCTCACGCTGACCACGTCCAGCCCGTACCTCTACGACGTCGTCCAGATCTCGAAGGACCGCATCCCGGAGAGGATCACGCACAGGGTCACCACCGCGAACACCCAACGAATCACCACGCGGTACGCGTACAACGGCGGCGCGGAATGGATCAAGGAGCAGCGGTTCGCGTGGCGGCCGTGGCAGACGTTCGCCTGGAACGACACGTCCCGGGCCGCGCGGACGCCGTCGGTGCGCGAGGAGTGGGTCTCGGCCGGCGACTCGCAGTGGCTGCACCGCGTCCACCACGCCTATCCGTGGGACTCGTTCGGCCCGCTGCAGACCGGCTTCGAGGGACCGGTGATTTCCTACCGGCCCGGGACCAGCGCGGAGACCTGGGCCGCGCCGGTGGTCCGCCCGGCCGACGTGGGCTCGTCCCGCGACGGTGACGTGCTGCGGCTGCGGGTGGCCGAGTTCGTCGACGGCGACGGCCACTACACGAGCGCCTACCCGGGCGAGTCCACGGCCGCGCTCTGGCGCGACGGCGTCAAGGTCGCCGACCTGGGGAACGGCCTCCAGAACGTGACCACGACCGCGGCGAAGGCCACCTACAAACTGAAGATCACCACGGCGCGGTACGACGAGGACTGGCAGTTCGGCACGCACACGGACACGGAGTGGGGCTTCACGTCCGCGACCGGGAGCGGCGACCTGCCGCTGCTCGGCGTCGACTACGACCCGAGCCTGCTCGGCGTGCACCTGGACTTCTCGGCCACGCTGTCGTCGCTGAGGGTCGAGTTCTCCACGGACGAGGGCCGCACCTGGCTGAAGACCGTGACGCTCGGCGACCTGGCACTGGTCCCTCGCGGCGGCGACAAGCCGGTCTCGCTGCGCGTCACCGCCCGCGACACCGCGGGAAACACGCTCACCCAGACCGTGATCCGCGCCTTCTGA
- a CDS encoding acyl-CoA dehydrogenase family protein, translated as MTDDLPNRLREVLDGRWAPLRQAARDKLDDRFVTVPGETGEQARERISRLVRQIPAEVGVTSGFPAEFGGAGDPGGSIVATETLAQVDLSLMVKAGVQWGLFGGAVFSLGTRRHHEAWLPGIVAGDVMGCFAMTETGHGSDVQRLRTTAVYDPGTQSFDLHTPYEAARKDYIGNAARDGRMAVVFAQLIVGERRHGVHAFLVPIRDDGGRPLPGVTIGDAGAKAGLLGVDNGRISFDHVRVDRDMLLDRYGQVAPDGTYTSSIENDTRRFFTMLGTLVRGRVSVGGAASAAAKNALTIAVRYGETRRQFTAPDSDREVVLNDYLAHRRKLLTAVARSYAYTFAQELLVRDLAGALTGGEAEDRRQRELETRAAGLKALQTQNATRTIQMCREACGGAGYLAENRLPGLKADTDVFTTFEGDNTVLLQLVGKGLLTGYRDAFGSLDGWGRAAFAAEQVREMVLERTAARTLIARLVDAVPKRGDASVGLTERGWHLSMFEEREKHLLEGAVRRLRRGAETKRDRPFDIFNDVQDHVLEAAQAHVHRIVLEAFTAGIEETTDAEAKALLGKVCDLYALSTIEADKGWFLEHERLTPARAKAVTGAVNDLLDELRPHMTTLVGGFGVPDVWLNAAILREEADRQAAM; from the coding sequence ATGACGGATGATCTGCCGAACCGCCTGCGTGAGGTCCTGGACGGACGCTGGGCGCCGTTGCGCCAGGCCGCGCGGGACAAGCTGGACGACCGGTTCGTGACCGTGCCCGGGGAGACCGGTGAGCAGGCCCGGGAGCGGATCAGCCGGCTGGTCCGCCAGATCCCGGCCGAGGTCGGCGTGACGTCCGGGTTCCCGGCGGAGTTCGGCGGCGCGGGCGACCCGGGCGGGTCGATCGTGGCGACCGAGACCCTGGCGCAGGTCGACCTGTCCCTGATGGTCAAGGCCGGTGTGCAGTGGGGGCTGTTCGGCGGCGCGGTCTTCTCGCTCGGCACCCGCCGGCACCACGAGGCGTGGCTGCCCGGGATCGTCGCAGGAGACGTCATGGGCTGCTTCGCGATGACCGAGACCGGCCACGGCTCGGACGTGCAGCGGCTGCGCACCACCGCGGTCTACGACCCCGGGACCCAGAGCTTCGACCTGCACACGCCGTACGAGGCCGCGCGCAAGGACTACATCGGCAACGCGGCCCGGGACGGGCGGATGGCGGTCGTCTTCGCGCAGCTGATCGTGGGGGAGCGGCGGCACGGCGTGCACGCGTTCCTGGTCCCGATCCGCGACGACGGCGGGCGGCCGCTGCCGGGCGTGACGATCGGGGACGCCGGCGCGAAGGCCGGGCTGCTCGGCGTGGACAACGGGCGCATCTCGTTCGACCACGTTCGCGTGGACCGCGACATGCTGCTCGACCGCTACGGCCAGGTGGCGCCGGACGGGACCTACACCAGCTCGATCGAGAACGACACGCGCCGGTTCTTCACCATGCTCGGCACGCTGGTCCGCGGGCGGGTCAGCGTGGGCGGGGCCGCCTCCGCGGCGGCGAAGAACGCACTGACCATCGCGGTACGGTACGGCGAGACCCGCCGGCAGTTCACCGCGCCGGACTCGGACCGGGAGGTCGTGCTCAACGACTACCTCGCGCACCGCCGCAAGCTGCTCACCGCCGTGGCACGCTCCTACGCGTACACCTTCGCCCAGGAACTTCTGGTCCGTGATCTGGCCGGCGCGCTGACCGGCGGCGAGGCGGAGGACCGGCGGCAGCGGGAGCTGGAGACGCGCGCGGCCGGGCTCAAGGCGCTGCAGACTCAGAACGCGACCCGGACGATCCAGATGTGCCGGGAGGCGTGCGGCGGCGCCGGCTACCTCGCGGAGAACCGGCTGCCGGGTCTGAAGGCCGACACGGACGTGTTCACCACGTTCGAGGGCGACAACACCGTGCTACTGCAACTGGTCGGAAAGGGCCTGCTCACCGGCTACCGGGACGCGTTCGGGTCGCTGGACGGGTGGGGCAGGGCCGCGTTCGCGGCGGAGCAGGTCCGCGAGATGGTCCTGGAGCGCACCGCGGCCCGGACGCTGATCGCCCGGCTGGTCGACGCGGTGCCGAAGCGCGGCGACGCGAGCGTCGGGCTGACCGAGCGCGGCTGGCACCTGAGCATGTTCGAGGAGCGGGAGAAGCACCTGCTCGAGGGCGCGGTCCGGCGGCTGCGCCGGGGCGCGGAGACGAAGCGGGACCGGCCGTTCGACATCTTCAACGACGTCCAGGACCACGTGCTGGAGGCGGCCCAGGCGCACGTGCACCGGATCGTGCTGGAGGCGTTCACGGCCGGCATCGAGGAGACCACCGACGCCGAGGCGAAAGCGCTGCTCGGAAAGGTGTGCGACCTGTACGCGCTGAGCACGATCGAGGCGGACAAGGGCTGGTTCCTGGAGCACGAGCGGCTCACCCCGGCCCGCGCGAAGGCCGTCACCGGCGCCGTGAACGACCTGCTCGACGAGCTGCGGCCGCACATGACCACGCTGGTCGGCGGCTTCGGTGTCCCGGACGTGTGGCTGAACGCCGCGATCCTGCGTGAGGAGGCGGACCGCCAGGCCGCGATGTGA
- a CDS encoding RNA polymerase sigma factor, giving the protein MRASEDDEAGLLRRIARADLAAFDELYRRTSPWLFLRLRRRCPDEQLVAEVLQDTYLTVWRAAGSFAAVNGGATGWLWTIAARRLVDALRRQARRRETPAETLPVRAAPGADEVALAGAVGDEIGAALADLAPELRAVLRAMVLDGLTVRETSVLLGLPEGTVKSRARRARAALREALS; this is encoded by the coding sequence GTGAGAGCGAGCGAGGACGACGAGGCGGGTCTGCTGCGGCGGATCGCGCGGGCGGACCTGGCCGCGTTCGACGAGCTGTACCGGCGGACGTCGCCGTGGCTGTTCCTGCGGCTGCGGCGGCGCTGCCCGGACGAGCAGCTGGTCGCCGAGGTGCTACAGGACACGTACCTGACGGTGTGGCGGGCCGCGGGCTCGTTCGCGGCGGTCAACGGCGGCGCGACCGGTTGGCTGTGGACGATCGCGGCCCGGCGTCTCGTCGACGCGCTGCGCCGGCAGGCCCGTCGCCGGGAGACACCCGCGGAGACGCTGCCGGTGCGCGCCGCGCCGGGCGCGGACGAGGTCGCGCTGGCCGGTGCGGTCGGCGACGAGATCGGCGCCGCGCTGGCGGATCTCGCGCCCGAGCTGCGCGCGGTGCTGCGCGCCATGGTGCTCGACGGGCTCACCGTCCGGGAGACGTCGGTGCTGCTCGGCCTGCCGGAGGGCACGGTCAAGAGCCGTGCACGCCGGGCCAGGGCCGCGCTCCGGGAGGCGCTGTCATGA
- a CDS encoding zf-HC2 domain-containing protein, giving the protein MSKDDDRVGTHVPSAALAAYATGDPGLDDVAAWGVEAHLDTCARCRARLADHAAPPVRDLLGTARTALLHEARTGPQPAPARSRWRRWTGWSPLGWAVTALTAVLAAFLLDRAYPQFPSVVLLLAPLAPISGLAVAWSRRTDPAWETLAGMPRAGLELVLRRTLVVLAATLPALTVAGLLLGESPALWLLPAITGTSATLWLGGRIGVTRAAAALATAWIAAVIVPAVLTMDVPPMIRAEGVPGWAAAAVICTVLALLRADGFLRLHSWR; this is encoded by the coding sequence ATGAGCAAGGACGACGACCGCGTGGGTACGCACGTGCCGTCCGCCGCGCTGGCCGCGTACGCGACCGGTGACCCCGGTCTGGACGACGTCGCGGCCTGGGGCGTGGAGGCGCACCTGGACACCTGCGCGCGGTGCCGGGCCCGGCTCGCCGACCACGCCGCGCCACCGGTGCGCGATCTGCTCGGCACCGCCCGCACCGCGCTGCTGCACGAGGCGCGCACCGGCCCGCAGCCCGCACCGGCCCGCAGCCGGTGGCGGCGGTGGACCGGCTGGTCGCCGCTCGGCTGGGCGGTCACCGCGCTGACCGCGGTGCTGGCCGCGTTCCTACTGGACCGCGCCTACCCGCAGTTCCCGTCCGTGGTGCTGCTGCTGGCGCCGCTCGCGCCGATCAGCGGCCTCGCCGTGGCCTGGTCCCGGCGCACCGACCCGGCGTGGGAGACGCTCGCCGGGATGCCACGCGCCGGGCTGGAACTGGTGCTGCGGCGCACCCTCGTGGTCCTCGCGGCCACGCTGCCCGCGCTGACCGTGGCCGGGCTGCTGCTCGGCGAGTCACCGGCGCTGTGGCTGCTGCCCGCGATCACCGGCACGTCCGCCACGCTGTGGCTCGGCGGCCGGATCGGCGTGACCCGGGCCGCCGCCGCGCTGGCCACCGCCTGGATCGCCGCGGTGATCGTGCCGGCCGTCCTGACCATGGACGTACCCCCGATGATCCGCGCCGAAGGCGTGCCCGGCTGGGCCGCGGCCGCCGTGATCTGCACCGTGCTGGCGCTGCTGCGCGCCGACGGTTTCCTGCGCCTGCACAGCTGGCGCTGA
- a CDS encoding ATP-binding cassette domain-containing protein, which translates to MRAISAEEVRPRLHAWDVEAVGLRVRAGRHLAVNGLDLRLGTGVHGLLGPNGAGKTTLMRALATVVAPAGGTLSLLGTDATAGAGALRGMRRRLGYLPQQFGYYPKFTVREYVEYMAWMREVPRAETPDAAQRAIDRVGLTGRAGARLRTLSGGMLRRAGIAQAIVNDPALLLLDEPTVGLDPEQRVEFRELLRDLGTGACVLVSTHLVEDVVAACTDVVMINEGTHVFQGTPADLTRLGESGGTGDSPAERGYSRLLARHREGR; encoded by the coding sequence ATGCGCGCGATCAGCGCGGAGGAAGTGCGACCCAGGCTGCACGCCTGGGACGTGGAGGCCGTGGGCCTGCGCGTGAGAGCGGGCCGGCACCTCGCCGTGAACGGCCTCGACCTGCGGCTCGGCACCGGCGTGCACGGTCTGCTCGGCCCGAACGGGGCCGGCAAGACCACGCTGATGCGCGCGCTCGCCACCGTGGTGGCACCGGCCGGCGGCACGCTGTCGCTGCTCGGCACGGACGCGACCGCGGGCGCCGGGGCGCTGCGCGGCATGCGCCGCCGGCTCGGCTACCTGCCCCAGCAGTTCGGCTACTACCCGAAGTTCACCGTGCGCGAGTACGTCGAGTACATGGCCTGGATGCGGGAGGTGCCGCGCGCGGAGACCCCGGATGCGGCGCAGCGCGCGATCGACCGGGTCGGGCTGACCGGCAGGGCCGGCGCGCGGCTGAGGACGCTGTCCGGCGGCATGCTCCGCCGGGCCGGCATCGCCCAGGCGATCGTCAACGACCCGGCGCTGCTGCTGCTCGACGAGCCGACCGTCGGCCTGGACCCGGAGCAGCGCGTCGAGTTCCGCGAGCTGCTGCGCGACCTCGGCACCGGCGCGTGCGTGCTGGTCTCCACGCACCTGGTCGAGGACGTGGTCGCGGCCTGCACCGACGTCGTCATGATCAACGAGGGTACGCACGTGTTCCAGGGGACACCGGCCGATCTCACCCGGCTCGGCGAGTCCGGCGGCACCGGCGACAGCCCGGCCGAGCGCGGCTACTCGCGGCTGCTCGCGCGGCACCGGGAGGGCCGATGA